A section of the Triticum dicoccoides isolate Atlit2015 ecotype Zavitan chromosome 7A, WEW_v2.0, whole genome shotgun sequence genome encodes:
- the LOC119332245 gene encoding uncharacterized protein LOC119332245 gives MATAEEGGDGFEFLADPVDRFPLADLGRGVFAPDGEPEANLTQSAAESSMGDVGDVPLILQLAINNGCEALSFSATDSQQSAGKDDPQAPGWTKRFLISWV, from the exons ATGGCGACCGCGGAGGAGGGCGGCGATGGATTCGAGTTCCTAGCAGATCCGGTGGACAG GTTCCCCTTGGCGGATCTTGGACGCGGCGTCTTCGCTCCCGATGGTGAGCCAGAGGCTAATCTCACACAGTCAGCGGCTGAATCCAGCATGGGAGATGTGGGCGATGTGCCGCTAATCCTGCAATTGGCCATCAACAACGGCTGTGAAGCATTAAGCTTCTCTGCGACGGATTCGCAACAGTCAGCTGGAAAGGATGACCCTCAAGCCCCCGGCTGGACTAAAAG GTTCTTGATTTCTTGGGTATAG